The sequence below is a genomic window from Fuerstiella sp..
CACTCGCGTTTTTCCGGTGCCGGCTCCGGCCAGCACAAGCAACGGCCCCGACAATGTTGTGACAGCTTCACATTGAGCCGGATTAAGTCCCGTAAGGTCAGGCATAAGATCGAATAAGGAAACTCGCGGTGAGCAGCAAAGGGTGCAATAAGACAGAGGAATCACATTGGTGTGATAGTGCGTTCGCTTTCAGACGGCAGCGAAGCGTGGTCGTCATCAACGGCATTGTGATCGGGACGCCCCAAGCCGAAAAATCGCAGAACCCGACCTCGAACGATGCGCAGTTGAACAGACTGTGTTATCAGATCATCACGAATCAGATTCAGGCACGGGACAAGAATCAACGTAAGCGCTGTGGCAAAAATCAGACCGAATGTAAGCGTTACTGCCATGGGAATCAGAAATTTTGCCTGAAAGCTTTTTTCAAACATCAAGGGAACCAGACCGGATGCGGTGGTCAACGTTGTAAGAAGTATTGCTCTCAACCGTTTACGGGCACCGTCCACACTGGCTTCCAGAGCCGAAAGTCCGGCAGCCATTCGCCTGTTGACAAAATCAACCAGCACAAGTGAGTCATTGACCAAAATTCCTGCCAGTGCAACCAGTCCAATAGAGCTCATGATGGTAAACGTCTCGCCCGTCACCCAGTGACCGACCACTGCACCAAGAAAACCAAACGGGATTGCCGACATCACGACCAGCGGCTGTGTGTACGATTTAAACAACCCGGCCAGCATTCCGTAAATGATAAGAAGGGCGACAGGAAACGCCATCCGCAGCGAACCAAATGACTTTCGCATTTCCTCTGCTTCGCCGAGAAATTCTACCTTCAAACCCGGATAGACCGGCAGCAGTCGGCTGCTGACCAGATCCTGTATTGCTTTTTGTACTGTACTGGTACCGGGAACAACCGCGTCGTCCACGGATGCGGTAATCGTGGCAGATCGCGTCTGTTGATACCGAGTGATCGTTGAGTAACCCACTCCCATTTCGGCCGCAGCAATTTCGTCCATCGGCATCCAGTTCCGCTGTCCAGGCAATCCGGGTCCAGGAAGCCACATCTTCTCAACATTCCAGGTATTCGTGCGATATTCTTGCGGATACCGCACCATGATTCGCACATCTTCGCGATTGCGCGTAATTCGTCGGGCTTCCTGCCCGTATAAAGCGCCGCGAACGTGCAGGCCCAGGCTACCAACAGTAACCCCTGTCGGCGTCGCCGAATCCAGAAGTTTGAGCCGAAGTTCCCGGCGTCCGAGGTCAAAATCATCATCAAGATCATAGACCCCTTCGATTTCTGCGATCATGCGTTTGAGATCATGAGTGGCTCCGGGAAGTCGGTCATCACTCAAACCGGACAGACTGATCTGAATATCACGACCTCCCGGTCCGCCGTTCATCGCTTCCCAGCGCACAGAATTGATTCCGCGCAACTGCTCTTCACAGAATTTTCTTAAAGAAGCCAGGATCTCTGTACTGGATCGCGCACGTTTGTCAGCAGGCTTCAGCTCAATCACCAGTTGTCCCAAATGGCTTTGGTCATCAAAACCAACGGAGCCGGCGCCCGTCATGTCATACTGGCGGCCCGCAGTCGTCCGCACGTTTAAGACCTCTTCCTTCAGTCCTTTATCGGCCCCAATAAAATCCGAAAGACGTCCCAATTCCCGCTGAACCCGATCAGATGTTGTGCCGATCGGCATTTCCAGTGCACAGATGAGTGATTCGCTGTCCATCTCCTGGATAAATGCCCACTTGACGATACCTCCGGCCAGCAGCCCGCCGGCCAGAATACAAGCCCCCATCGACGTCGCAACAGTCACGTATCTCCATTTCAGACAAGTTCGCAGGACAGATTCGTAGGGACCATGCACCCATGACCGCATGATCCGGTTTTTTAAACCGGCAACAGCAGTGTCGGCTGCTGTTGCCCCCTGAGAGGAAGCCGAGGCAGGAAGATGTTTCAGATGCGCCGGCAGGATCACCAGGGCTTCAATCAGCGAAACGACCAGCGCCGCAATCACCACCAGAGGAAGCTGGGCCATGAAGTCGCCAACCTGCCCCCTGATAAAGAACAGCGGGGCAAAGGCTCCGATCGTGGTAGCCACAGCAACAATCACCGGCCACATAACCTCTTCCGCCCCGAGTACCGCCGCCCGTTCCGGCGGGACTCCCTCTTCAACATGCCGGTAGATGTTTTCACCAATCACGATGGCGTCATCCACGATGATCCCCAAAACAATGATCATCGCGAACATGGACAGCAGATTGATTGAGGCTCCGAATACGAACATCGCGGCAAATGTTCCGGTAAATGAAACAACAAGTCCCACGGCGGCCCACCAGGCCACACGCCAGTTCAAAAAGATATTCAGCGAAATCAGAACTAAAATGAGTCCCACTCTTCCGTTGCGCAGCATCAGATCCAGACGTCCCTCAACGAAGCGGGCAATGTCTGTGTGAAGCTGATACTTAAATTCATCGGTAAAAGGGTTGCTGCGTGACTGTTGATCGATTTCGTAAAGATTGGCTCGTCCGAGCATGGACAGTGCCTGACAGAGTCGAAGCGAGGGACCGGTGTACGAATCACCGTTTCGAGCAGCAAACCAGGTCTTAATCACAGCAGCAATCTCAACCACATCTTCCGTCTGACCACTGAACACCACCACATCAACTGCCTGCTGGCCTTTAAATTCCAGTCTGAGATCGGTGTCTACAAACGCGTCTGAAAGTTCAGCGACATCTTTCAGCTGAATACGACGTCCGCCGGTTTCCGCACGAATCACGATGTCTTCAAGCCCTGCGGCACTCTGCTGTTCTCCCATCGTCCGCACCGCAACCGTACTGCGATTTCCCTTCAAACGTCCCCCGCTGATGTCAAGATTCGCCCGCCGAATTGCCAACGCGATTTCTTCGAACGTTACGTCGTATTTCAACAACTGATCCGGAAGGACATCCACATAGATCTCGTCTTCACGAATGCCGTTCAGCTGGACTTTGCTGACACCCGGCAGCCCAAGCAGGTCGTCCCGTAACTGATTCGCTGCCCGCTTCATCGATCGTTCGTCTCCGTCGCCAAAGACCGAAATCGCGATTACGGGAAGTTGAGGTTCCACCTTGCTCAGCCGGATTTCCTCCACATCATCAGGCAGATCCTGAATCGCATCCAGCTCGTTACGTACCTCCTGCATTAACACATCCACATTCCGCACGGACTGAGAAACCGTCAGCGTAACGAAACTGACACCTTCGCCGACCTGAGCCTCAATCTTCTCGATGCCTTCCAGACTGCGAACGGATTCCTCAATTTTGATTGTGACGGCCTTCTCAACATCTTCGGGCTGAACGCCAGGATAGACCGCGGAAATCAGCAGCTTGTCAGGACGCGACTCCGGAAACATCTCGCGCTGCAGCGTAAACGCCATGATGAAACCGGATGCAAGCAGCACCAGCATCAGCATATTCACAAGTACAGAATTGCGAACACTGAAGGACGGCAGAGACATTGCACACCGGCGGAAGGAAACAGACGTAAAGGAGAGTCAGCAGTCAAAAAACCTGAGCAGCGTTCTGCGGTGGACGCGAACACGTCACGTCGAAGAATTCCGATCACAACACGGGTCCGATGACAGATCGGCTTGACTTAGACATTCTACGGAAAGGTCAGTGAACTCGCACCAGTTCCTGCGGGTGATTCCGGTTCTTCGGATTCGATTGAAACGTCCGTTTACAGCACCAAGTCAACACTGAGCACACAACATTCCCGAATTCAGGGGGTTTTCGGCAAATAATGGGAAACAGAGGATTGCCATGTCGCACTGGTGAGGCGACAATAACGGAACGCTTTCAGCAAATATGGTTTGTGGGCATGTAACTGCGGACCTTAAGGAGCACCCGCCGAGTTGTTGTATGTCAGTCCCAGAGTAAAGGATTCCAATGGATACTTCGACGGTGACAGCCGCAGACATTATGACGACTCGTCTGTACACCACGACAACCGGCGCTCGTGTTCCGGACGCAATTGAGCTGCTGATTACTCACAGTGTCTCCGGCCTTCCCGTTGTCGACACATCCGGCCAGTTTGCCGGACGATTTTCGGAAGGAACAGCCATCGAAGCACTGGAACTGGCAGAGTTGGAAGCCACTGCAAACTGTTCACCCCTGCGTACAGTAAAAGCTTCGGACCTGCTCCATCAGAATCTGGTACTCCGATCGACCATCGACACTTTTTCAGCTGCAACCCTGCTGCTCGAAAATCGTGTGTCCGGGGCTCCGGTGATCGACGACCAGGGTAATCTGCTGGGTGTCTTCTCTGAAAAGTCCGCGACTCGTGTATTTGTGGGACTGTGCTGGGAACAGTTGCCATCGGCTCGCGTCACTGCCTGGCTGGATCGAGACGAACGTCGTCAAATCACTGAAGACACGAGACTCGATGAGATCATCGATCGGTTCCGCCATTCTGAGTTTCGAAGGCTGATGGTGGTTCGCAACGGACAGTTGCTGGGACAGGTGAACCGCCGGGATGCCCTCAGCGCCGCTAACGCACGGATCGACGCCGGTCTTTCCGGTGCTCAGTCTGAACTTTCCAATGCAAATCAGGTCATGAAAGTCGGTGCGTGGATGGAACGTGAAATCCCGACGATCAGTTCCAATGCCGATGTGCTCACCGTCGCTCAGATGTTTATCCATTCGTCAGCACGACAACTTCCGGTGGTGGACAATATGAGACTGGCGGGGCAGATCAGCCGCAGTGATTTACTGCGGGCCGTGGAACGATTCTTTCCAAAAATCCAAGACTCAGCAAACGTTGGACAATCGCTTTATCTGAGCTCCGTCCACAGTCGGGATGAAGTGAGTGCGCTGAACTGATTCGGCAGGCACCTTTCCCTTACGCTTAAGAAATTCAAAACGGCTTACGACTGTCATCCCGTTCCTCTTAACGGGAACTCAGACAACCTGGTAGAAACCGACCGGTTGCGAGAATGCTCCACGAAGGAATTTAGGTTCCTTCACTTTGCCTGCGACCACCTGCCGGCTCGACAGGAGTTCACACGGAACTGACACCGGTATCCCTTCGGGCGGAAACGAATGTCAGACTGCTCAGTCGTCGTAATCGATTTGGATTTCGTAACCATGACGCCCGAAATCCTCATCGATTTCCACTTCACCACGATACGGCCAATATCCACGCGAAAACAAGCTGTGACGAATCGGATGATAGTATGCGGGAGCCGGACGGTAATACACCGGAGCTGGAATTACATATGCCGGATGATCTACGATCACCGGGGCCACATAGACCGGAGCCGGATACACGTACGCATAAGCTTACGCCGGGTGAGAATAATAGTAATGTTTGTGACCAGCTGATGCGGTGCTGCTGAAAACAACAACCATTAGGAGGGCTGCAAATATTCGCGCGATCACGGCGGACCTCCTCAGGATCAGAGAACAACGAAGACAAGCCCGCCTTGACTGCGTGAACGGCGTTTCCTGTTCACCCCTCCCAATCAGACCTGCGCCATAAACGATGTCCAAGTCACGCTGATGCCACCGCCGGTCGACTCAATGTTTGGGTGGTTCCACACAAGGTGAGTTGACAACACAGATTCACCACTACCACCTGTATTTCAGTGGTTCCTGCCGCTCAAAACAAGTACCGGCAGAAACAACAGATCCCAACGCACGTGGAAACACCAGGGGAGACCCATGCCTCCTATTTTGCCCTTTTTCCATTAAAGATTTCCGTGAAATTCATGTCGGAGTGGTGGTTATTCCGACCTTAACGGTTGTCTGGCTCACTTAGCGCGTTCTCCTCGAGCAAACCTTGTGCTTTAGGCAGACAGGTAATGATGGGTGGTTCAGGTAGACGAAGACTTGTTTACAAGACTTTCCCCGATTCTATCCGAATACCAAATGATGAGGTATCAGGTGATGAGAAGGCTCATGGTTGGAGCCGCTGCTGCAGTTACCGTACTGCTAAACAGTGGTCTACTAATGGCCGGGCTGTGCGGAGCAGGTAGTTTTGCGAACTGCCCCGCCCAGGCCTGCAATGAAAGCGGAGATTTTACCGCCGCGAAATCTAACTGCTGTCCTCAGTATCGCACAGTCACTGAAGTTGTCATGGAACAACAGCAGTACACGTGCATGAAGACAGTCTACGACCAGTGCACCGAGACGATACCGGTTCAATGTGTCCGAAATGTGTATGAAACCTGTTACCGGGATGAGTGCTACACCGTCTGCAAACCTGTGTACGAGACGAAGTACCGCTGTGTTCAGCAGAAAATCTGCAAGCCGGTAATGGAAACGTGTTATCGCACCGTAACCTGCAACGTCCGTAAGCCCTGCTACAAGACGTGTTACCGGGACGTTTGCTACAAGGTCTGCAAACCCTGCTACAAGACGTGCTACCGCACAGTGTGCTACAAAGTCCGCCGTCCCTGCTATAAGACCTGCTATCGTGATGAGTGCTACACAACATGGCGCACAGAAACTCAAACCTGTTACCGTGATGTGTGCTATACGGTATGTAAGCCTGTGACAGAAACGCGTTGTGTCGATGTCTGCAGTGGTGAATGGAAAACAATCACGCGACACATTCCTGGTCCCGTCGTTACCAAGTGCGTCCCCGATCCTGATTCGTGCTGTCCGACCGAAACTCAGGTTCAGTGTCCAGGCCGCACGATTTGTTGTCGCGTCTGGTGCCCAAAAATAGTCAAAAAGCAGATTCAATGCACTCGGATGGTTCCGGAAGTCTGCCATAAAAAAGTTCCGTATACCGTCTGCCGTCGCATTCCTCAAACCTGCACACGACGTGTTCCATATACCACCTGTTCGTTCACCACAGAAACATGTTCAAAGCAGGTTCCGTATACGGTCTGCAGTATGGTGACTGAAACACGCACCAAACGGGTTCCCTATACAACCTGCACCTGGACAAACCACTGTATTAAAAAACAGGTTCCCTACACCAGATGCCGGATGGAGACACATTGTGTCACCAAAAAGATTCCTTACACCTGCTGCCGAATGGTCAAACAGACCTGCACTCGCAAGGTCCCCTACACCACCTGTCGTCAGGTTTGTGAAACCCGCATGACAACTCGCACCAAATGTGTTCCTCGACAGGTCCCGATCACGATGACACGCTGTGTCCCTCGACTGGTCTGCCGCAAGGTTCCCGTCTGCAGCGATCCATGTGTGCCAACCTGTGAAGGCTGTAAGTAAAGTCAGAGCCGTCAGCCGAAAAACCGGCAACTGAATTTTAAAGAAGCCCACAACACGTGGGCTTCTTTCTTTTGATTTGGTCCCGTCACAAACGCGGAAGGAATTCCCGACACTCCATATCCGTGATAAATTCGAAATGACCTGTCTGAGACCAATGTAAACGTCCGTGGTCAGAGCTCCCACACACAGGCCGTTCGGTCGAATGCCCCCGACGCCAGACGACCGGCGTCTGCCGACCAGGCAAGACTGTAGATTGTGTTTCGGTGGCCCTGAAATGCATGCAGCATTTTCCCGGAACCTGTCTCGCGAACCAGCACCGTTGCGTCGGTACCGCCGGACGCCAGTTGCCGGCCGTCCGGAGAAAAGGCTACCGTTTTCACAGGACGCCGGTGTTCCTCAAACGTACGTTCGACTTTACCGGATACGAAGTTCCACAGTCGAATCACAGAAGTGTCATCACTGGCGACAATGGTGGTGCCGTCCGGTGAAAAATCCAGGCTTTTGATTCGATTTGGATGGGGACCAATTTGACGGACCTGCTGTTTTGACTGAACGTCCCAGATACGAATCAGAAAATCACGACCGCCGGATGCCACAAACCGACCGTCGGGAGAAAACGCTGCACAGCTGACAAAATCTGTGTGTCCCGACAGAGTGGCCAGCTGGCGACCGGCTGAGATGTCCCACAGAATCAGATTTTTGTCGTGCGAACCGGAAACAGCTGTGGCATTCACCGGTGATGGGGCCATACACGTCAAATACTGAGAATGCCCCGTCATTGTGGACCGAAGTTTTCCCGAGACAGGGTCCCAGATCCGCATCGTCTTATCCAGACTCGCTGACAGCAGTGTCGAATCCCCCTGCCGGAACACGAGTGCGCACACTGCATCGCGGTGTCCACTCAAATGCAGTTTCTCCCGACCGGAAGGAAGTTCCCAGATCCTGATTGATTCACCAAGGCTGCCAGTCGCCAGCAAACTGCCGTCTGAAGAGAAAGCGACGCAATAAACGGCGTTGTCGTGCCGCAGAGTAAGAGCCGGTTCAATAGCCACGAACTGTCACTGTCCCTTTACCGCAATATAAATTGAGATCCTGCATAGACACGGCACGTCGATGAACCACTCGCGGAATCCACCGGGCCACCTGAATCACGTTCAAGCCATCAGAGAGACGTCAAACCAGTTCCGGCAATGCCCGATACAGCGAATGATCGACCAGATACTGTGGCCGTCCCGTCAGGTCCTGGATCGTATCGTGATCGGTGTTAATTCCGAGGTTGTGATACAGGGTCGCGAAGATTTCCTGAAAGTGTACAGGTCGATCTGTCGCATGTTCTGCTCGCGCGTTGGTCGCACCAATCACCTGACCGGTTCGGATTCCGCCACCTGCCAGCAACGCGCAGCCAACCTGCGGCCAGTGATCGCGGCCTCCCCCAGGGTTGATCTTTGGTGTGCGGCCAAATTCGCCCCAGACAACAACCGAAGTGTCACGGTCAAGACTACGTTCCTTAAGGTCGTCCAGAAGCGCGGAGAGAGCCCGATCCAAGGCCGGAATGTGATCCCGCGCATTGTCAAAGTTCGTGCCATGCGGCTGACCATGCCAGTCCCAGCGACCGAACGACAGTGTCACAACCCGAGCCCCCGCTTCCACCAGACGGCGTGCCACCAGGAAGTCCTCATTTCGCAGCCAGCCTGCATCGCCGTAACCGGCCGGTTCTTTTGATCCGTAACCATAACGCTCACGCACAACAGGGTCTTCTTTTTCAACATCCAGGGCTTCCACCAGTCTGCCGGATGTGAGGATTTCGAAAGCTTGTTTGTAAAAAGACCCCATGCCGTCAATCAGGTCATTCGTGTGCAGCTGTCTGCGCAACGACTCCATGTTTCGCAGAAGCGACCGACGATCACGCAGGGTCTTGTGAGTGATTCCCTGCAAAACCATGTGACTGCTGCCCGGAGCATTGGCAGCAAATGGCGCATGACGCATGCCTGCGAAACCAGGTTGTCCCGGCTGTGACCATCCGGAATTCCCCATCTTAGGCTGCAAACTCACAGCGGCCGGCACTTCATGATTGACCAGGCCCTGCAGCTTTGAAACGGCGGAACCGAAACACGGCCATCCTCCTGGTGGCTGGTTCAGTGTTGGATGACCGTGCAGGCACTGATAGGCAGAATGGCGACCTTCTGAGCCAACCAGTGACCGAATTACTGCCAGCTGATCCATGCGTTGAGCCAGTAACGGCATATATTCGCAAAAGTCAACTCCGGCCACATTAGTACGAATCGGAGAAAATTCTCCGCGATATTCAACGGGAGCCTCCGGCTTCAGGTCAACCATGTCCTGATGCGGTGGTCCCCCTGTCAGAAAAACCATGATGACAGATTTGTGTGACGAGCCCGCACCGGCTGCTGATTCAGCCTCGAGCAACTGAGGCAGACTGATCCCCCCCATTCCCAACGCACCAATCTGCAGAACCGACCGTCTGGCGACGCCGTCGCATAACTTCAGGTCAGACCCCTGGATCGTCAACATGACGGTTCCTTAACCAACAATTGTACCGTTGATAGTCAATCAGCCATTTGCGTCCGGACAAAGCACTGCAAACTCAGACCAGTCGGTAACATTCATCCTGGACCACTTTAGAAATACAGTCGGCTCTGATTGTCTAAAGAATACAGTGTCAACTCAAGCCCTGTAGCGATTTCCGCGTTTCCTGGTGCATATCTGAGGAGATCAGCAACCAACGACCCTTAAATAAGTGACAATCTGCGATCAATAGTGTGGTTTTAGCCGGACCGGGCACCCATGCGGCCATCTGTGTTTTGTTTATTTGTTTACATTTGGATGCAGCAATGAAACTTGGTCCGCTGTTTCTGGTGCTGGCCTGTAGTTGCGGGTCCCCGCCGCTCGCCAACAACCCGCCCCGCAACCTGACAATCTGCTGCTTCGGTGACAGCCTTGTCAGGGGCGTCGGCGCCTCCGACCACAATGTCACCAGCTATCCGGCCCAACTTGGCGAAAT
It includes:
- a CDS encoding DUF1501 domain-containing protein translates to MLTIQGSDLKLCDGVARRSVLQIGALGMGGISLPQLLEAESAAGAGSSHKSVIMVFLTGGPPHQDMVDLKPEAPVEYRGEFSPIRTNVAGVDFCEYMPLLAQRMDQLAVIRSLVGSEGRHSAYQCLHGHPTLNQPPGGWPCFGSAVSKLQGLVNHEVPAAVSLQPKMGNSGWSQPGQPGFAGMRHAPFAANAPGSSHMVLQGITHKTLRDRRSLLRNMESLRRQLHTNDLIDGMGSFYKQAFEILTSGRLVEALDVEKEDPVVRERYGYGSKEPAGYGDAGWLRNEDFLVARRLVEAGARVVTLSFGRWDWHGQPHGTNFDNARDHIPALDRALSALLDDLKERSLDRDTSVVVWGEFGRTPKINPGGGRDHWPQVGCALLAGGGIRTGQVIGATNARAEHATDRPVHFQEIFATLYHNLGINTDHDTIQDLTGRPQYLVDHSLYRALPELV
- a CDS encoding WD40 repeat domain-containing protein; this translates as MAIEPALTLRHDNAVYCVAFSSDGSLLATGSLGESIRIWELPSGREKLHLSGHRDAVCALVFRQGDSTLLSASLDKTMRIWDPVSGKLRSTMTGHSQYLTCMAPSPVNATAVSGSHDKNLILWDISAGRQLATLSGHTDFVSCAAFSPDGRFVASGGRDFLIRIWDVQSKQQVRQIGPHPNRIKSLDFSPDGTTIVASDDTSVIRLWNFVSGKVERTFEEHRRPVKTVAFSPDGRQLASGGTDATVLVRETGSGKMLHAFQGHRNTIYSLAWSADAGRLASGAFDRTACVWEL
- a CDS encoding efflux RND transporter permease subunit codes for the protein MSLPSFSVRNSVLVNMLMLVLLASGFIMAFTLQREMFPESRPDKLLISAVYPGVQPEDVEKAVTIKIEESVRSLEGIEKIEAQVGEGVSFVTLTVSQSVRNVDVLMQEVRNELDAIQDLPDDVEEIRLSKVEPQLPVIAISVFGDGDERSMKRAANQLRDDLLGLPGVSKVQLNGIREDEIYVDVLPDQLLKYDVTFEEIALAIRRANLDISGGRLKGNRSTVAVRTMGEQQSAAGLEDIVIRAETGGRRIQLKDVAELSDAFVDTDLRLEFKGQQAVDVVVFSGQTEDVVEIAAVIKTWFAARNGDSYTGPSLRLCQALSMLGRANLYEIDQQSRSNPFTDEFKYQLHTDIARFVEGRLDLMLRNGRVGLILVLISLNIFLNWRVAWWAAVGLVVSFTGTFAAMFVFGASINLLSMFAMIIVLGIIVDDAIVIGENIYRHVEEGVPPERAAVLGAEEVMWPVIVAVATTIGAFAPLFFIRGQVGDFMAQLPLVVIAALVVSLIEALVILPAHLKHLPASASSQGATAADTAVAGLKNRIMRSWVHGPYESVLRTCLKWRYVTVATSMGACILAGGLLAGGIVKWAFIQEMDSESLICALEMPIGTTSDRVQRELGRLSDFIGADKGLKEEVLNVRTTAGRQYDMTGAGSVGFDDQSHLGQLVIELKPADKRARSSTEILASLRKFCEEQLRGINSVRWEAMNGGPGGRDIQISLSGLSDDRLPGATHDLKRMIAEIEGVYDLDDDFDLGRRELRLKLLDSATPTGVTVGSLGLHVRGALYGQEARRITRNREDVRIMVRYPQEYRTNTWNVEKMWLPGPGLPGQRNWMPMDEIAAAEMGVGYSTITRYQQTRSATITASVDDAVVPGTSTVQKAIQDLVSSRLLPVYPGLKVEFLGEAEEMRKSFGSLRMAFPVALLIIYGMLAGLFKSYTQPLVVMSAIPFGFLGAVVGHWVTGETFTIMSSIGLVALAGILVNDSLVLVDFVNRRMAAGLSALEASVDGARKRLRAILLTTLTTASGLVPLMFEKSFQAKFLIPMAVTLTFGLIFATALTLILVPCLNLIRDDLITQSVQLRIVRGRVLRFFGLGRPDHNAVDDDHASLPSESERTITPM
- a CDS encoding CBS domain-containing protein, with the protein product MDTSTVTAADIMTTRLYTTTTGARVPDAIELLITHSVSGLPVVDTSGQFAGRFSEGTAIEALELAELEATANCSPLRTVKASDLLHQNLVLRSTIDTFSAATLLLENRVSGAPVIDDQGNLLGVFSEKSATRVFVGLCWEQLPSARVTAWLDRDERRQITEDTRLDEIIDRFRHSEFRRLMVVRNGQLLGQVNRRDALSAANARIDAGLSGAQSELSNANQVMKVGAWMEREIPTISSNADVLTVAQMFIHSSARQLPVVDNMRLAGQISRSDLLRAVERFFPKIQDSANVGQSLYLSSVHSRDEVSALN